A single window of Sphingobacterium sp. ML3W DNA harbors:
- a CDS encoding RagB/SusD family nutrient uptake outer membrane protein: MKIIFYPIIALLLATSSCKNVLDIEDLNSLDESKVWNDPNLVNAYITNLYPLFGNWIAGADGNSEQLVGISFPLDAVTVNNTAYKAWDYTTIRKINTAIHKVNESTGLSSDVKNSVLGQALFMRAYMYFNMVRHHGGVPYITVPQDLKKDDLQTPRNTTKECFDLLIKDLDAAIALLPATIEKGSEDYGRIDGNFAVAFKAKVLLYKASPQFNPSNPYGNAYWTEAHAANKTAYDRLKANGYALTEDYAQIAIQEKGPEVVFAVINSYPNKVANWDNGVRPGSESRGPASAVPSWDFVKTFPMKDGKLFSDATGKYHKTNDDFLQSYWENRDPRFDKSIVWNGKIYEVSGKAGKRQYTSVGIAADLDNFGVNPKAKTPSENLSRYSGFFILKNSKLSLKQTEVETQYDVDFVLMRFAEVMMNYAETANETGDFNTALDIMKQIRQRAGIEIGSDGKYGITASNRSEMRDAILAERNIEFCFEGHRFWDLRRARKLNTLNNTTKYGVEAIAINDNGTEMDLDVAVDLAKSYNLKENQFKYSVLQVPNTGNKVNLVPDTYYFFPIAQSVIDKNSKIQQNKDWGGTFNPTME; this comes from the coding sequence ATGAAAATTATATTTTATCCCATAATAGCCCTTTTACTGGCCACATCATCTTGTAAAAATGTGCTTGATATCGAAGATCTCAATTCACTCGATGAAAGCAAGGTGTGGAATGATCCTAATTTAGTCAATGCCTATATTACCAATCTCTATCCGTTGTTTGGGAACTGGATTGCAGGTGCTGATGGTAACTCAGAACAATTGGTGGGTATTTCATTTCCCTTGGATGCTGTGACTGTAAATAATACAGCCTATAAGGCATGGGACTACACAACAATTAGAAAAATCAATACAGCTATTCATAAGGTTAACGAAAGTACAGGCTTAAGTTCTGATGTGAAAAATTCGGTATTGGGTCAGGCATTATTCATGAGAGCCTATATGTATTTCAATATGGTGAGGCATCATGGTGGAGTTCCCTATATCACGGTTCCGCAAGATTTGAAAAAGGACGATTTGCAGACGCCTAGAAATACAACTAAAGAATGTTTTGATTTGCTGATTAAGGACTTGGATGCTGCAATCGCACTATTACCGGCTACAATAGAAAAGGGTTCGGAAGATTATGGACGTATTGATGGCAATTTTGCTGTAGCATTTAAAGCCAAAGTGTTGCTATATAAAGCTTCCCCACAGTTTAACCCATCAAACCCTTATGGCAATGCTTATTGGACAGAAGCTCATGCAGCCAATAAAACGGCGTACGATCGATTGAAAGCTAATGGTTATGCTTTAACTGAAGACTATGCACAGATTGCGATTCAGGAAAAGGGACCAGAGGTTGTCTTTGCAGTTATAAATTCCTACCCCAATAAGGTCGCCAATTGGGATAATGGTGTTCGACCGGGTTCGGAAAGCCGCGGACCTGCATCAGCAGTGCCTTCTTGGGATTTTGTAAAGACTTTCCCTATGAAAGATGGTAAACTTTTTTCAGATGCTACAGGGAAATACCATAAGACCAATGATGATTTCTTACAATCTTATTGGGAAAATAGAGATCCTAGATTTGATAAATCCATCGTTTGGAATGGAAAAATTTATGAAGTCTCTGGAAAAGCAGGTAAGAGACAGTACACTTCTGTGGGTATAGCGGCCGATCTGGATAATTTTGGGGTCAATCCAAAAGCTAAAACGCCATCGGAGAACTTAAGTCGCTATAGTGGTTTTTTTATTCTTAAAAATTCTAAACTCTCCTTGAAACAAACAGAGGTGGAGACTCAATATGATGTTGATTTTGTATTGATGCGCTTTGCAGAGGTGATGATGAATTATGCCGAAACAGCAAACGAAACCGGCGACTTCAATACCGCTTTGGATATTATGAAACAAATCCGCCAACGCGCAGGAATCGAAATTGGATCTGATGGGAAATATGGTATCACGGCTTCCAATCGTTCGGAAATGCGAGATGCAATCTTGGCGGAACGTAATATCGAGTTCTGTTTTGAAGGACATCGATTCTGGGATTTGAGAAGAGCACGTAAATTGAATACCCTCAATAATACAACTAAATATGGAGTAGAGGCAATTGCTATCAACGATAATGGAACTGAGATGGATTTGGATGTAGCTGTTGATTTGGCTAAAAGTTACAATTTGAAAGAAAATCAATTTAAATATAGCGTATTGCAGGTTCCTAATACAGGAAATAAGGTGAACCTGGTACCCGATACTTATTATTTCTTTCCAATAGCACAATCTGTTATTGATAAGAATAGTAAAATTCAACAAAATAAGGACTGGGGCGGGACATTCAATCCGACTATGGAATAA
- a CDS encoding sigma-70 family RNA polymerase sigma factor — MTKTEFNMKVIEQTNELKGFALRFTNDHDEVNDLLQDTMLKAVSYFRNFQEGSNLKAWLYTIMRNTFINNYRRVTKSRSFITTEDEIGPANLYFSSVSNGGEEKFISEDIQNALNELDEGFYVPFTMLFEGYKYNEIAEHLNIPIGTVKTRIHIARKKLKGSLANYKN; from the coding sequence ATGACGAAGACAGAATTTAACATGAAAGTAATCGAGCAGACAAATGAGCTTAAAGGTTTTGCCCTACGTTTCACTAATGATCATGACGAAGTCAACGATTTACTACAGGACACGATGCTTAAAGCGGTAAGTTATTTTCGTAATTTTCAAGAGGGGTCAAACCTGAAAGCTTGGCTTTATACTATTATGCGCAATACCTTTATAAACAATTATAGACGTGTTACTAAAAGCCGCTCTTTTATTACAACAGAAGATGAGATAGGTCCTGCTAATCTCTATTTTTCGTCTGTAAGTAATGGTGGAGAAGAAAAATTTATATCAGAAGATATTCAAAATGCACTGAATGAATTGGATGAAGGATTTTATGTGCCTTTTACCATGCTATTTGAGGGGTATAAGTATAATGAGATTGCAGAGCACCTCAATATTCCAATAGGGACGGTTAAGACGCGTATCCATATTGCGCGTAAAAAACTAAAAGGGAGTTTGGCAAATTATAAGAATTAA
- a CDS encoding glycosyltransferase family 4 protein: MKIAIIGTYPPRQCGIATFTQDLFRSLAANAIGKHGIFAISDGSEYVFPQEVVFIIDKENINSYFAAAQLINERYDACIIQHEYGIFGGETGKYIIDLLVKLKVPVITNLHTVLQAPHSNEYRILNQLAKLSTKITVMTQKAVEMLENIFHIDKEAVSVIPHGVPRFDGNQSLAKKKLGLEHKKIMLSFGFVGRSKGLETAIKAIAKIQEENFVYIILGSTHPNTLREEGESYRNTLMDLVMTLGIGHKVQFVNHFATEELLKQYLTACDIYVTPYPNENQISSGTLSFALGAGAAVISTPYRYATDLLADNRGLFFPFNDSDALATVINGLLENPYKLERYRNNAAQYGKQMLWETVGKRQLELAENLCAKKASSTICLERDVQKHTITSLFENQNRLSS, encoded by the coding sequence ATGAAAATAGCAATCATCGGGACATACCCACCAAGGCAGTGTGGTATCGCTACGTTTACGCAGGATCTCTTTCGTTCATTGGCAGCCAATGCTATAGGTAAACACGGAATATTCGCCATCTCCGATGGTTCCGAGTATGTTTTCCCCCAAGAGGTTGTATTTATCATAGACAAAGAAAATATCAACAGTTATTTTGCTGCAGCACAACTCATCAATGAAAGATATGATGCCTGTATCATTCAGCATGAATATGGTATTTTTGGAGGAGAAACCGGCAAATATATCATAGATTTATTAGTGAAACTAAAAGTTCCTGTTATAACCAATCTGCATACGGTACTTCAGGCCCCCCATTCCAATGAATATCGCATTCTCAATCAACTGGCTAAACTTAGTACGAAAATTACCGTCATGACACAAAAAGCGGTAGAGATGTTAGAAAACATCTTCCATATCGACAAAGAGGCTGTCTCCGTCATTCCTCACGGAGTACCGCGTTTTGATGGTAATCAAAGCTTGGCGAAAAAGAAATTGGGGTTGGAACATAAAAAAATCATGCTCAGTTTTGGGTTTGTCGGTAGAAGTAAAGGACTGGAAACTGCGATTAAAGCCATAGCAAAAATCCAAGAGGAAAATTTCGTTTATATAATATTAGGCTCTACACATCCCAATACACTTCGGGAAGAGGGGGAATCTTACAGAAATACACTCATGGATCTCGTTATGACTCTCGGTATCGGGCATAAAGTTCAATTTGTTAATCATTTTGCGACAGAGGAATTATTGAAACAATACCTCACAGCCTGCGATATTTATGTGACCCCTTATCCAAATGAAAACCAAATCAGTAGTGGCACGTTATCTTTTGCCCTCGGGGCTGGTGCAGCTGTGATTTCCACACCATACCGTTATGCTACCGATTTACTCGCAGATAATAGAGGGCTTTTTTTTCCATTCAATGATTCAGATGCTCTTGCAACCGTTATCAATGGATTATTAGAAAACCCATATAAGCTAGAACGGTACCGAAATAATGCGGCTCAATATGGTAAGCAAATGTTATGGGAAACAGTCGGAAAACGACAGTTGGAACTTGCTGAAAACTTATGTGCGAAAAAAGCATCATCAACGATATGTCTGGAAAGAGATGTCCAAAAGCATACAATTACGTCATTATTTGAAAATCAAAATCGATTATCTTCTTAA
- a CDS encoding DUF1080 domain-containing protein, with product MNRIYKTSGILCLSLISTLTYAQTKFQPQDTEFYTPIIRTVTTSENQAPSDAIVLFDGTNLNQWVSAKDIQSEAPWNIENGILTCTPQSGDIQTKENFEDFQLHIEWKSPEVIKGEGQGRGNSGIFLQGHYEIQVLDNNNNPTYVNGQAGSIYKQQPPLVSAVKSAGQWHTYDILYTAPRFNADGILIKKGIVTILHNGIVVQYNTQIEGTTEYIGLPKTLVHGPGPIVLQDHGDKVSFRNIWIRRL from the coding sequence ATGAACAGAATATACAAAACCTCTGGTATCCTTTGCTTGAGTTTAATCAGCACCCTAACCTATGCGCAGACCAAGTTCCAACCGCAGGACACCGAATTCTATACCCCGATTATCCGAACGGTGACTACTTCAGAAAATCAAGCTCCTTCAGATGCTATCGTGCTTTTTGATGGCACTAACCTCAACCAATGGGTAAGCGCAAAAGACATACAGAGCGAAGCTCCATGGAATATCGAAAATGGCATATTGACGTGTACGCCACAATCTGGGGATATTCAAACAAAAGAAAACTTTGAAGACTTCCAACTGCATATCGAATGGAAAAGTCCGGAGGTAATTAAGGGCGAAGGCCAAGGACGTGGAAATAGCGGTATATTTTTACAAGGACATTACGAAATACAGGTGTTGGACAACAACAATAATCCTACCTACGTAAACGGTCAAGCTGGCTCGATATACAAACAACAACCTCCACTTGTATCTGCAGTGAAATCTGCTGGACAATGGCATACCTATGATATCTTATATACTGCACCTCGATTCAACGCAGATGGTATTTTAATAAAAAAAGGTATTGTAACCATCTTGCACAATGGTATAGTGGTACAGTACAATACGCAGATCGAAGGAACTACAGAATACATCGGATTGCCAAAAACCTTGGTTCATGGCCCTGGCCCAATCGTATTACAGGACCACGGCGATAAGGTCAGCTTCCGTAATATCTGGATCAGACGCCTTTAA
- a CDS encoding lmo0937 family membrane protein, which translates to MGNLLYIIAVILVIIWAISFLGGFFTGGIIHALLVIAIIVILLRVIRGNV; encoded by the coding sequence ATGGGAAATTTATTATACATCATCGCTGTTATTTTAGTCATTATTTGGGCTATTAGTTTTTTAGGAGGCTTCTTTACTGGGGGTATCATCCATGCCTTATTAGTCATCGCCATTATCGTTATTTTACTACGAGTAATTCGGGGTAATGTATAA
- a CDS encoding quinol oxidase subunit 4, whose translation MKKICLIFGLATILLTTSCYSIRTAGNSGKVPPGQAKKITGSKSAKPYAPGQQHRKKN comes from the coding sequence ATGAAAAAGATATGTTTAATATTCGGTTTGGCAACAATCCTCCTCACCACTTCATGTTATAGCATTAGAACAGCGGGAAATAGCGGTAAGGTTCCTCCAGGGCAAGCAAAAAAAATAACAGGTTCAAAATCTGCCAAACCTTATGCTCCTGGGCAGCAACATAGAAAAAAGAATTGA
- a CDS encoding class I SAM-dependent methyltransferase: protein MNPIDNYIAINRQSWNNRTDAHLKSEFYDLDSFLKGETSLNDIELALLGDVKEKTILHLQCHFGQDTISLSRLGASVTGVDLADKAILNARRIAADTNSNTQFICCDIYDLPNHLQLRFDIVYTSYGTIGWLPDLDKWAQIIAKYLKPGGKFVFVEFHPVVWMFDDSFEKVGYSYFNSGAILETESGTYADRSADITQEYVMWNHGLSEVMSSLINNGFEINTFEEFDYSPYNCFNNTIELAPKKYRIAHLGNKIPMVYALVATKKGV, encoded by the coding sequence ATGAATCCGATAGACAATTACATTGCCATAAACCGACAGTCTTGGAATAACAGGACAGACGCACATTTAAAGTCTGAATTTTACGATTTGGACAGTTTTTTGAAAGGGGAAACATCACTTAATGACATTGAACTAGCACTCCTCGGAGATGTAAAAGAAAAGACTATTCTGCACCTGCAATGCCATTTCGGTCAAGATACAATTTCACTGAGTAGACTTGGAGCTAGCGTGACAGGTGTTGATTTAGCAGATAAAGCCATTTTAAACGCAAGGAGGATTGCCGCCGATACAAATTCGAATACACAATTTATCTGTTGTGATATTTACGATTTACCAAACCATTTGCAACTGCGGTTTGACATTGTTTACACGAGTTATGGTACCATTGGGTGGTTGCCAGATCTTGATAAATGGGCTCAAATTATCGCCAAATATTTAAAACCTGGAGGAAAGTTCGTTTTTGTGGAGTTTCATCCAGTTGTGTGGATGTTTGACGACAGCTTTGAAAAAGTAGGGTATAGTTATTTTAATTCAGGTGCAATCTTAGAAACAGAAAGTGGTACGTATGCTGACCGGTCCGCAGACATCACACAAGAGTATGTTATGTGGAATCACGGACTTAGTGAAGTGATGAGCAGCTTGATAAATAATGGATTTGAAATCAACACTTTCGAAGAGTTTGATTATTCACCCTATAATTGTTTCAATAATACAATTGAACTGGCACCAAAAAAATATAGGATTGCACATTTGGGTAATAAAATTCCAATGGTTTATGCGTTAGTTGCGACAAAGAAAGGAGTATAG
- a CDS encoding ATP-binding protein: protein MILIVDDQEANIYSLKKLLESKNFLVDTALSGEEALKKVLKNDYALIILDVQMPGIDGFEVAETLSGFNKTKDVPIIFLSAVNKDKKFITKGYASGGIDYVTKPIDPDILMLKVKTFYRLYEQTLALNEIQNVLRSEIEERKKAQQELKEQVDYLHSILESLPQLAFTANEEGHIEFVNSKWLAYAESTLFPETHVNDADIRAAWLTSIAAEAPVEMEVRIKEKKAEIFRYHLLRIIPIKEKNNQIKWVGTFTDIDDQKQIEKKKDEFLSIASHELKTPLTSIKAYAQLLERTINTNDDESAGKYINRVQSQVCKLNALITDLLDISKIENGKLKITKKSFDFESLLTNAIDIIYQTHDNNNLDIQREGDMIERLFLGDEIRIEQVLINYLTNAIKYAPNSDRVIVKTDWLDNQLKVSVIDFGIGIPEHKQQNIFSKFYRVEESSVRFQGLGIGLYICSEIIKQHNGTVGVQSNLGQGSTFYFTLPLN, encoded by the coding sequence ATGATTTTAATTGTTGATGACCAAGAAGCGAATATCTATTCACTGAAGAAATTACTGGAATCCAAAAATTTTTTGGTGGATACAGCGCTATCTGGAGAGGAAGCCCTTAAGAAGGTGTTGAAGAATGATTATGCTTTAATCATTCTGGATGTTCAGATGCCCGGTATAGATGGGTTTGAAGTCGCAGAAACGCTATCTGGTTTTAATAAAACGAAAGATGTCCCCATTATTTTTTTATCTGCAGTAAATAAAGATAAAAAGTTCATCACAAAAGGATATGCTTCAGGGGGAATTGATTATGTTACCAAGCCTATTGATCCTGATATTCTGATGTTGAAAGTTAAAACCTTTTATCGTTTGTATGAGCAGACCCTTGCCTTGAACGAAATTCAGAATGTGCTTCGATCGGAAATAGAAGAGCGGAAAAAAGCGCAGCAAGAACTTAAAGAACAGGTAGATTACTTGCATTCTATTTTGGAATCTCTTCCACAACTTGCTTTTACAGCAAATGAGGAAGGGCATATTGAATTTGTTAATAGTAAATGGTTGGCCTATGCCGAATCGACCCTATTTCCCGAAACACATGTTAATGATGCTGATATCAGAGCTGCGTGGCTAACGTCAATAGCGGCTGAGGCGCCTGTCGAAATGGAGGTTCGGATTAAGGAAAAGAAGGCTGAGATTTTTAGGTATCATTTATTGCGGATCATTCCAATTAAAGAAAAGAATAATCAGATTAAGTGGGTAGGAACCTTTACGGATATTGACGATCAAAAACAAATCGAAAAGAAAAAGGATGAATTTTTGAGTATCGCAAGTCATGAACTTAAGACTCCATTGACCAGTATTAAGGCTTATGCGCAATTGCTGGAAAGAACCATTAATACCAACGATGATGAATCAGCAGGAAAGTACATCAATAGAGTGCAATCTCAAGTATGCAAATTGAATGCGCTTATTACCGATCTTTTGGATATCTCCAAGATCGAAAATGGAAAATTGAAGATTACCAAAAAAAGTTTTGATTTTGAAAGCTTACTAACAAATGCCATAGATATTATTTACCAAACACATGACAATAATAACCTTGATATTCAAAGAGAAGGGGATATGATAGAACGGCTGTTTTTAGGAGACGAGATTAGAATTGAGCAGGTCCTGATCAATTATTTGACCAATGCTATTAAATATGCACCTAATTCAGATCGGGTTATTGTGAAGACAGATTGGCTTGATAATCAACTGAAAGTGTCTGTAATCGATTTTGGAATTGGTATTCCAGAGCATAAGCAGCAGAATATTTTCAGTAAATTCTATCGTGTGGAGGAATCCTCTGTTCGGTTTCAAGGATTAGGGATTGGTCTTTATATCTGTTCAGAAATCATTAAACAACATAATGGTACAGTGGGTGTCCAAAGCAATTTGGGACAAGGATCGACTTTTTATTTTACTTTACCTCTCAACTAA
- a CDS encoding SusC/RagA family TonB-linked outer membrane protein: protein MNIFFSKKHQLMTMLFLRTRNPQTNWALRLGVLGIVSMSCQVGFAQSTASVNGVVRDASNHPITGATVSIENLTSKFKQVNTTNDDGMFSFERIPEGQGYVITISYVGFKTKVLNNYNIDSKDKVAITVALDQEQESLEEVVIVGYGKQRKANITGSVASVNADQLKNIAPSNLSNTLAGRAAGINVTNTSGMAGASSSLRIRGSFAEPLYVIDGIVRDKAAFDALEANEVDQMSFLKDAATAAVYGTRAGNGVVVVTTKKGSAQEPVFNVQSNYTFGAPTQTLLADITTAADELTYQNRVSQFNWENGDRSKPWVAPNGQTEFDYFKDKDYSVNDVIWRNPFSHRQSISVAGGGDRITYYNLVSYRKENGSYQSLDHEKFNLRSNVSAKISDDFTIDVNISANQTNSKRFYWPFSTAAEDDDFDVSDFYRVTFNWPKMYPFYLNADGSPSNSRTDFPVQTPMGSWQAWNVIDQVMGDRYIDRKVRQVNPIMTLNYKLDKLVEGLSTKVVGSYLAQDYMRKRFMTFQKNYTFTSLNPDGNRFIPAPPSEDKVNIFTFSQAQPFMDYSPEREWEYQVNWFLNYNLKFNKHTIDALLVYEQFKAGGTYVNSRAENPIVSLDQMFIYPTDRNFRSTNAYESINSRRGIIGRANYNYSDKYIAEFSFRYDGSPLFPGDKRWGLFPSVSAAWRVSEEGFFSNIKNTFSDLKLRASYGTTGNDLNVNAERIGQFLYQEKYRPSGGYMFGDRYYNGVAYGATPTQNLTWTTSKSVNIGVDFGFINNKLTGSLDVFNRKETDILGPRSLTVPDNYGRELAPENYAARSYKGGEISLNWNDRIGEVSYGLTANMGYAKDRWDIYDEEPSYGPDGTQNFRTRIGRPENRIIGLEAVDLVRTQQQLDELKDQGFKTYGRDPYLGMIMYKDIRGANYSDTPDGKIDDNDMMLLSENNTPRINYGFGLNANWKGFSVSALLQGVLAYDRIISNQEGGGMRQHGGAFRPYYPIWAGDVWTSENEDAQYPRVVGSNWAEAGTGTSSFWIRNGAYLRLRDLNISYGLPKSVSDAMKIKSVNVFFNGTNLFVLSPMKEFHDPEQKMYDSYPVMKTFTLGLDIKF, encoded by the coding sequence ATGAACATTTTTTTTTCCAAAAAGCATCAATTGATGACGATGCTGTTCCTGAGGACTAGGAACCCTCAGACTAACTGGGCCCTTCGCTTGGGTGTGCTGGGTATTGTCAGCATGAGTTGCCAGGTCGGATTTGCACAATCGACAGCTTCCGTTAACGGCGTGGTCAGGGATGCGAGTAATCATCCAATTACAGGAGCAACTGTTAGTATTGAAAATCTGACAAGTAAATTTAAGCAGGTCAATACAACAAATGATGATGGCATGTTTTCATTTGAACGCATTCCAGAAGGGCAGGGATATGTCATCACGATCAGCTATGTGGGCTTTAAAACCAAAGTGCTCAATAATTACAATATTGACTCCAAGGATAAAGTTGCCATAACGGTTGCACTGGATCAAGAGCAAGAAAGTCTGGAAGAGGTAGTCATAGTAGGGTATGGGAAGCAACGTAAAGCAAACATAACGGGTTCGGTCGCTTCTGTTAATGCAGATCAATTGAAGAATATTGCTCCCTCAAATCTATCCAATACCTTAGCAGGACGAGCGGCAGGGATTAATGTGACCAATACTTCCGGTATGGCTGGGGCTTCTTCTAGTTTGCGTATACGAGGTAGCTTTGCAGAACCCTTATATGTTATCGACGGAATCGTTCGAGATAAAGCGGCTTTTGATGCTCTGGAGGCCAATGAGGTCGATCAGATGAGTTTTCTGAAGGATGCCGCTACTGCTGCGGTGTATGGTACGCGAGCTGGAAATGGAGTTGTCGTGGTAACAACGAAAAAGGGGTCTGCTCAAGAACCTGTTTTCAATGTACAAAGCAATTATACTTTCGGTGCACCCACTCAAACACTTTTGGCGGATATTACTACAGCAGCAGATGAGTTGACCTATCAAAATAGAGTTTCTCAATTTAATTGGGAAAATGGAGATCGTTCTAAGCCTTGGGTAGCACCTAATGGACAGACCGAGTTCGACTATTTTAAAGATAAAGATTACAGCGTCAATGATGTGATCTGGAGGAATCCGTTTAGCCATAGACAATCAATTTCAGTTGCCGGTGGAGGAGATCGGATTACCTATTATAATTTGGTTAGTTACCGTAAAGAAAATGGGTCGTACCAATCTTTAGATCACGAAAAGTTCAATTTAAGAAGTAACGTTAGCGCTAAAATTTCAGATGATTTTACCATAGATGTCAATATATCTGCCAACCAGACTAATTCTAAACGGTTTTATTGGCCATTCAGTACTGCGGCAGAGGATGATGATTTTGATGTTTCGGATTTTTATCGGGTCACTTTCAATTGGCCAAAGATGTATCCATTTTACCTCAATGCCGATGGTTCTCCCAGTAATTCACGCACGGATTTTCCAGTCCAGACTCCTATGGGAAGCTGGCAGGCTTGGAATGTAATCGATCAAGTGATGGGAGATCGTTATATCGACCGTAAGGTGCGACAAGTTAATCCGATTATGACCCTAAATTATAAATTGGATAAACTTGTAGAGGGCTTGTCTACCAAAGTGGTCGGTAGTTATCTAGCACAAGATTATATGCGGAAACGATTCATGACGTTCCAGAAGAATTATACGTTCACGTCATTGAATCCTGATGGTAATCGATTCATTCCCGCACCTCCTTCTGAAGATAAGGTGAATATATTTACGTTCAGTCAGGCACAACCATTTATGGATTATTCTCCTGAGCGGGAATGGGAATACCAAGTCAACTGGTTCTTGAACTATAACCTGAAATTCAATAAACATACCATCGACGCTTTACTGGTCTATGAACAATTTAAAGCGGGAGGTACATATGTGAATTCGCGTGCTGAAAATCCAATTGTGAGTTTAGATCAGATGTTCATCTATCCAACAGATCGTAATTTTAGATCGACAAATGCATATGAAAGTATCAATTCGAGAAGAGGGATCATCGGACGAGCGAACTATAATTATTCGGATAAGTATATTGCAGAATTTTCGTTCCGATATGATGGATCTCCGCTGTTTCCAGGAGACAAACGTTGGGGATTGTTCCCATCCGTATCTGCGGCTTGGCGTGTATCTGAAGAAGGTTTCTTTTCCAATATTAAAAACACTTTCAGTGACTTGAAGCTTAGAGCTTCTTATGGTACTACAGGAAATGATTTGAATGTCAATGCCGAAAGAATTGGACAATTTCTTTATCAAGAAAAATATAGACCGTCTGGCGGGTACATGTTTGGAGACCGCTACTATAATGGTGTAGCTTATGGAGCGACTCCTACTCAAAACCTGACGTGGACGACTTCTAAGAGTGTCAATATTGGTGTAGATTTTGGTTTTATCAATAACAAATTGACGGGTTCTTTGGATGTATTCAACCGTAAAGAAACGGATATCTTGGGTCCACGGTCGCTGACTGTTCCGGACAATTATGGACGGGAACTAGCTCCGGAGAATTATGCTGCAAGAAGTTATAAAGGTGGCGAGATATCCCTAAATTGGAATGACCGTATAGGAGAAGTGTCTTATGGCCTGACTGCAAATATGGGGTATGCAAAAGACCGTTGGGATATATACGATGAAGAACCTTCGTACGGCCCTGATGGGACTCAAAATTTCAGGACCCGTATCGGAAGACCTGAAAATCGGATCATCGGTCTTGAGGCTGTCGATCTAGTGAGGACACAGCAGCAGCTCGATGAACTGAAAGATCAAGGTTTCAAAACCTACGGACGTGATCCATATTTGGGCATGATTATGTATAAAGATATTCGAGGAGCCAACTATTCGGACACACCGGATGGGAAGATCGATGATAACGATATGATGTTGCTTTCTGAAAACAATACGCCCCGAATCAATTATGGCTTTGGGTTGAATGCCAATTGGAAAGGGTTTTCAGTTTCAGCATTGCTTCAGGGGGTATTGGCCTATGACCGGATCATCAGCAATCAAGAAGGAGGAGGAATGCGCCAGCATGGGGGTGCTTTCCGACCATATTATCCCATATGGGCTGGCGATGTATGGACTTCAGAAAATGAAGACGCACAATATCCAAGGGTCGTAGGTTCAAACTGGGCAGAGGCAGGTACTGGCACTTCGAGTTTCTGGATACGTAATGGCGCATATTTACGTTTACGTGATTTGAACATTTCTTATGGATTGCCAAAATCTGTTTCCGATGCCATGAAGATAAAAAGTGTGAACGTCTTCTTTAATGGAACAAATTTATTTGTACTATCACCAATGAAGGAATTTCATGATCCAGAACAAAAAATGTATGACTCTTATCCCGTCATGAAAACGTTCACATTAGGTTTGGACATTAAATTTTAA